A section of the Pseudomonas sp. FP453 genome encodes:
- the mrdA gene encoding penicillin-binding protein 2 has protein sequence MTQPIRIKDHEKDARLVRARVVFGAFLVVGLIGVLIARLYFLQVIQYDYHSTLSENNRVHVQPIPPTRGLIFDRNGVVVADNRPSFSLSMTRERSGDWQQVLDVIVEVLQLTPEDRVIFEKRMKQGRRPFEPVPILFELTEEQIARIAVNQFRLPGVEVVAQLVRHYPQGPHFAHSVGYMGRINEKELKTLDPVNYSGTHHIGKTGVERFYEPELHGQVGYEEVETNARGRVLRVLKRTDPVPGKDIVLSLDIKLQEAAEMALGGRRGAVVALDPTTGEVLAMVSQPSFDPNLFVTGISFKAYAELRDSIDRPLFNRVLRGLYPPGSTIKPAVAIAGLDAGVVTASSRVYDPGYYMLPNYDHKYRNWNRTGDGYVDLDTAIMRSNDTYFYDLAHKLGIDRLSAYMGKFGLGQKVSLDMFEESPGLMPSREWKRATRRQAWFPGETLILGIGQGYMQATPLQLAQATALVANKGIWNRPHLAKTIEGEKPVDENPIPDIVLRDPSDWTKVNHGMQQVMHGARGTARKAAIGAQYRIAGKSGTAQVVAIKQGEKYDRTKVQERHRDHALFVGFAPADDPKIVVAVMVENGESGSGVAAPVVRQIMDAWLLADDGRLKSEYGGPPSSTEVTASEE, from the coding sequence ATGACCCAGCCGATCCGCATCAAGGACCACGAGAAAGACGCACGTCTGGTACGCGCGCGCGTAGTCTTTGGCGCGTTTTTGGTGGTGGGATTGATCGGAGTGTTGATTGCGCGCCTGTATTTCCTACAGGTGATCCAGTACGACTATCACTCCACATTGTCGGAAAACAACCGGGTGCATGTGCAGCCGATTCCACCGACCCGTGGCCTGATTTTCGACCGCAATGGCGTGGTGGTGGCGGACAACCGGCCCAGCTTCAGCCTGAGCATGACCCGCGAACGCTCCGGCGACTGGCAGCAGGTCCTCGATGTGATCGTCGAGGTATTGCAGCTGACCCCGGAAGATCGGGTGATCTTTGAAAAGCGCATGAAGCAGGGGCGCCGGCCATTCGAGCCAGTGCCGATCCTGTTTGAGCTGACTGAAGAGCAGATCGCGCGGATTGCGGTGAACCAGTTCCGTTTGCCAGGTGTGGAAGTGGTGGCGCAGTTGGTGCGGCATTACCCGCAAGGGCCGCACTTTGCCCACTCCGTTGGCTACATGGGGCGGATCAACGAGAAAGAGCTGAAGACCCTTGATCCGGTGAACTACAGCGGCACCCACCATATCGGCAAGACGGGCGTGGAGCGTTTCTACGAGCCCGAGTTGCACGGCCAGGTGGGTTACGAAGAAGTCGAGACCAACGCCCGTGGCCGTGTGCTGCGGGTGCTCAAGCGCACCGATCCGGTGCCGGGCAAGGACATCGTGCTGAGCCTGGACATCAAGTTGCAGGAAGCGGCCGAGATGGCCCTGGGCGGGCGGCGTGGTGCCGTCGTGGCACTGGACCCGACCACGGGCGAAGTGTTGGCGATGGTCAGCCAGCCGAGTTTCGACCCCAACCTGTTCGTCACCGGCATCAGCTTCAAGGCCTACGCCGAGTTGCGCGATTCCATCGACCGGCCGCTGTTCAACCGCGTGCTGCGCGGCCTGTATCCGCCGGGCTCGACGATCAAGCCAGCGGTGGCGATTGCCGGCCTGGACGCGGGCGTGGTCACGGCCTCCAGTCGAGTCTATGACCCCGGCTACTACATGCTGCCCAACTACGATCACAAATACCGTAACTGGAACCGCACCGGTGACGGCTATGTCGATTTGGACACCGCGATCATGCGCTCCAACGACACCTATTTTTACGACCTGGCCCACAAGCTGGGGATCGACCGACTGTCTGCCTACATGGGCAAGTTCGGCCTCGGTCAGAAAGTCTCCCTGGACATGTTCGAAGAATCCCCGGGCCTGATGCCGTCGCGGGAGTGGAAGCGCGCGACCCGTCGCCAGGCGTGGTTCCCGGGTGAAACCCTGATCCTCGGGATCGGCCAGGGCTACATGCAGGCCACGCCGCTGCAACTGGCCCAGGCCACGGCGCTGGTGGCCAACAAGGGCATCTGGAACCGTCCGCACCTGGCCAAGACCATCGAAGGCGAAAAGCCGGTGGATGAGAACCCGATCCCCGACATTGTGCTGCGCGACCCGTCGGACTGGACCAAGGTCAACCACGGCATGCAGCAAGTGATGCACGGCGCCCGTGGTACCGCGCGCAAGGCGGCGATTGGCGCGCAGTACCGCATTGCCGGCAAGAGCGGTACCGCCCAGGTGGTGGCGATCAAGCAGGGCGAGAAATACGACCGCACCAAGGTCCAGGAACGCCACCGCGACCACGCCTTGTTTGTCGGCTTCGCGCCGGCCGACGACCCGAAAATCGTGGTGGCGGTGATGGTCGAGAACGGCGAGTCCGGTTCCGGCGTCGCGGCCCCGGTGGTGCGCCAGATCATGGACGCCTGGCTGTTGGCCGACGATGGCCGACTCAAGTCCGAATATGGCGGCCCCCCTTCAAGCACCGAGGTTACGGCCAGTGAAGAGTAA
- the rlmH gene encoding 23S rRNA (pseudouridine(1915)-N(3))-methyltransferase RlmH yields the protein MRLRLIAVGSRMPKWVEEGWHEYAKRLPAELSLELVEIPLNTRGKNADVARFIRQEGEAMLAKVGPNERIVTLEVHGKPWSTEQLAVELDRWRLDSRTVNFMVGGPEGLAPEVCARADQRWSLSALTLPHPLVRILIGEQLYRAWTVLSGHPYHK from the coding sequence GTGCGCCTGCGTCTGATTGCTGTCGGTTCACGCATGCCCAAGTGGGTGGAAGAAGGCTGGCACGAGTATGCCAAGCGTCTGCCCGCCGAGCTGTCGCTGGAACTGGTAGAGATACCGCTCAATACCCGGGGCAAGAATGCCGACGTGGCGCGCTTTATCCGTCAGGAAGGCGAAGCCATGTTGGCCAAGGTCGGCCCCAACGAGCGCATCGTCACCCTGGAAGTGCACGGCAAACCCTGGAGCACCGAGCAGTTGGCGGTGGAACTGGATCGCTGGCGCCTGGATTCACGCACGGTCAACTTCATGGTCGGCGGCCCCGAAGGGCTGGCGCCGGAAGTCTGTGCGCGGGCCGACCAGCGCTGGTCGCTGTCGGCGCTCACGTTGCCGCACCCGTTGGTAAGGATTCTGATCGGTGAACAGCTGTATCGCGCCTGGACAGTCCTGTCCGGGCACCCTTACCACAAATAG
- the rsfS gene encoding ribosome silencing factor — translation MTNKDVSKVKRKGTFKSAPLPVEAHVGPELAGEELVKVAVAALEDVKAQDIQVLDVRDKQSITDFMIIATGTSNRQIGAMLDKVREAVKAQGVKPLGEEGKGDSDWVLLDMDDVIVHMMTSNARQFYDLERLWKGAEQSRAADGKHHSPEVGHAHFDKLNKDQE, via the coding sequence ATGACGAACAAAGACGTAAGCAAAGTTAAGCGCAAAGGCACCTTCAAAAGCGCGCCGCTGCCGGTTGAAGCCCACGTTGGCCCGGAACTGGCTGGCGAAGAGCTGGTAAAAGTCGCCGTGGCGGCCCTGGAAGATGTTAAAGCCCAGGACATCCAGGTGCTGGACGTACGTGACAAGCAAAGCATCACCGACTTCATGATCATCGCTACCGGTACCTCGAACCGCCAGATCGGCGCGATGCTCGATAAAGTCCGTGAAGCCGTCAAAGCCCAAGGCGTGAAGCCGCTGGGTGAAGAAGGCAAGGGCGACAGCGACTGGGTGCTGCTGGACATGGACGACGTGATCGTGCACATGATGACCTCCAACGCCCGCCAGTTCTACGACCTGGAACGCCTGTGGAAAGGCGCCGAGCAGAGCCGTGCCGCCGATGGCAAGCACCACAGCCCGGAAGTGGGCCACGCGCACTTCGACAAGCTCAACAAAGACCAGGAATAA
- the nadD gene encoding nicotinate-nucleotide adenylyltransferase → MGKRIGLLGGTFDPVHIGHLRSALEVADALALDELRVMPNARPPHRDTPQVSPRQRLEMVRLAVEGIAPLVVDDRELKRDKPSYTVDTLELMRAELAADDQLFLLLGWDAFCGLPSWHRWEELLQHCHILVLQRPDADSEPPDALRNLLAARSVSDPLALTGPNGNIAFVWQTPLAVSATQIRQLLASGKSVRFLVPDAVLAYIDAHGLYRASN, encoded by the coding sequence ATGGGTAAACGCATCGGGCTGCTCGGCGGTACCTTCGACCCCGTGCACATCGGCCATTTGCGCAGTGCCCTGGAAGTCGCGGATGCCCTCGCGCTGGATGAATTGCGCGTGATGCCCAACGCCCGGCCGCCCCATCGCGATACGCCGCAAGTGTCGCCCCGGCAGCGCCTGGAAATGGTGCGCCTGGCGGTGGAAGGCATCGCACCCCTGGTGGTGGACGACCGCGAGCTCAAGCGCGATAAACCGTCCTACACTGTTGACACCCTGGAGCTGATGCGCGCCGAGCTGGCCGCGGATGACCAGTTGTTTCTGCTTTTGGGCTGGGACGCATTTTGCGGCCTGCCCTCTTGGCATCGCTGGGAGGAACTCCTCCAGCACTGCCACATCCTGGTTTTGCAACGCCCGGATGCCGACAGCGAACCGCCGGATGCCTTGCGCAACCTGCTGGCCGCGCGGTCGGTAAGTGACCCCTTGGCCCTGACCGGGCCGAACGGGAATATTGCATTCGTCTGGCAGACCCCGCTTGCGGTGTCCGCCACCCAGATCCGTCAACTGCTGGCCAGCGGTAAGTCGGTACGTTTCCTGGTGCCTGACGCGGTCCTGGCCTACATCGATGCGCACGGGCTTTACCGTGCGTCGAACTGA
- a CDS encoding glutamate-5-semialdehyde dehydrogenase, with protein sequence MTESVLDYMTRLGRAARQASRLIARASTAQKNRALLAAADALDASRSELTAANELDLANGRANGLEPALLDRLALTPARIDDMIEGLRQVAKLPDPIGEIRDMRYLPSGIQVGKMRVPLGVIGIIYESRPNVTIDAASLCLKSGNATILRGGSEAINSNRAIATCIQQGLAVAELPAEVVQVVETTDRAAVGALITMPEFVDVIVPRGGKSLIERVSRDAKVPVIKHLDGVCHVYIDIAADIDKAIRIADNAKTHRYAPCNTMETLLVHVGIAERVLPPLAAIYRDKGVELRGCERTRALLGADVIEATELDWYTEYTAPILSIKLVDDLDEAIEHINTYGSKHTDAIVSEHFSDARRFLNEVDSASVMINASTRFADGFEYGLGAEIGISTDKLHARGPVGLEGLTSEKYVVFGDGHVRT encoded by the coding sequence ATGACTGAGTCCGTTCTTGACTACATGACCCGCCTGGGTCGCGCTGCCCGTCAGGCCTCGCGGTTGATCGCCCGTGCGAGCACTGCGCAGAAGAATCGCGCCCTGCTGGCGGCCGCCGACGCTCTGGATGCCTCGCGCTCCGAGCTGACCGCCGCCAACGAACTGGACCTGGCCAACGGCCGCGCCAATGGCCTGGAGCCGGCGCTGCTGGACCGCCTTGCGCTGACCCCGGCACGTATCGACGACATGATCGAAGGCCTGCGTCAGGTGGCCAAGCTGCCTGACCCCATCGGTGAGATCCGCGATATGCGTTACCTGCCGTCCGGCATCCAGGTCGGCAAGATGCGCGTGCCCCTGGGCGTGATCGGCATCATCTATGAGTCGCGCCCGAACGTGACCATCGACGCCGCGAGCCTGTGCCTCAAGTCTGGCAACGCCACCATCCTGCGGGGCGGTTCCGAGGCGATCAATTCCAACCGCGCCATTGCGACGTGCATTCAGCAAGGCCTGGCCGTGGCCGAATTGCCTGCCGAAGTGGTGCAAGTGGTGGAAACCACCGACCGTGCCGCCGTTGGCGCGCTGATCACCATGCCGGAATTCGTCGACGTGATCGTGCCGCGCGGTGGCAAGAGCCTGATCGAACGCGTCAGCCGCGATGCCAAGGTGCCAGTGATCAAGCACCTGGACGGCGTGTGCCACGTTTATATCGACATCGCTGCCGACATCGACAAGGCGATCCGCATCGCCGACAACGCCAAGACCCACCGCTACGCGCCGTGCAACACCATGGAAACCCTGCTGGTGCACGTCGGCATTGCCGAGCGCGTGCTGCCGCCGCTGGCTGCCATCTATCGCGACAAAGGTGTGGAATTGCGTGGTTGCGAGCGCACTCGTGCGCTGCTGGGCGCGGACGTGATCGAAGCGACCGAGCTGGACTGGTACACCGAATACACCGCGCCGATCCTGTCGATCAAGCTCGTCGATGACCTGGATGAGGCCATCGAACACATCAACACCTACGGCTCCAAGCACACCGACGCCATTGTCTCCGAACATTTCAGCGATGCGCGGCGTTTCCTCAACGAAGTGGATTCCGCTTCGGTGATGATCAACGCCTCGACGCGGTTTGCCGACGGCTTTGAGTACGGCCTGGGCGCAGAGATCGGTATTTCCACCGACAAGCTGCACGCCCGCGGCCCGGTTGGCCTGGAAGGCCTGACCAGCGAGAAGTACGTGGTGTTCGGCGACGGTCATGTGCGCACTTGA
- a CDS encoding DNA-3-methyladenine glycosylase, with protein sequence MPSVSPRHPASALPDGFFDRDAQIVARELLGKVIRHRVGELWLSARIIETEAYYVAEKGSHASLGYTEKRKALFLDGGHIYMYYARGGDSLNFSAQGPGNAVLIKSAYPWVDELSGPASLAQMLLNNPDANGHPRPSQKLCAGQTLLCKALGLKVPMWDAKRFDPEWLFVEDVGQVPTHIIQTTRLGIPSGRDEHLMYRFVDAGYAPYCTRNPLRRSQVEGRDYFLI encoded by the coding sequence ATGCCCAGCGTTTCGCCCCGACACCCCGCCAGCGCCCTGCCCGACGGCTTCTTCGACCGTGACGCACAGATTGTTGCGCGAGAATTGCTCGGAAAAGTCATACGCCATCGCGTCGGCGAACTCTGGCTTTCGGCGCGAATTATTGAAACCGAAGCCTATTACGTGGCGGAAAAAGGCAGCCACGCCTCACTCGGCTACACAGAAAAGCGTAAGGCTTTGTTTCTGGACGGTGGCCACATCTACATGTACTACGCCCGTGGCGGTGATTCGCTGAACTTCAGCGCCCAGGGGCCGGGCAATGCCGTGCTGATCAAATCGGCGTATCCGTGGGTCGATGAACTGTCCGGCCCGGCCAGCCTGGCGCAGATGCTGTTGAACAATCCAGATGCCAATGGTCACCCTCGCCCTTCGCAAAAGCTTTGCGCTGGCCAGACGTTGTTGTGCAAGGCGCTGGGGTTGAAGGTGCCGATGTGGGATGCCAAGCGCTTTGACCCGGAGTGGCTCTTTGTTGAAGACGTGGGGCAGGTGCCGACGCACATTATCCAGACCACTCGCCTGGGCATTCCCAGCGGTCGCGACGAACACCTGATGTACCGCTTCGTCGATGCTGGTTATGCGCCCTATTGCACACGGAACCCGCTGCGCCGGAGCCAGGTCGAAGGCCGCGACTATTTTTTGATTTGA
- a CDS encoding bifunctional DedA family/phosphatase PAP2 family protein, translating to MGQWLDSITGWLTLNPEWLAVAVFIVACVECLAIAGLIVPGTVMLFAIAALAGSGALSLSETLLLGFLGGLLGDGISYFLGRHFHQNIRRLPGLRHHPEWMNGAETYFHKYGIASLLVGRFIGPLRPMLPMVAGMCDMPFPRFAAVSLLAGAGWSVAYLLPGWATGAAFRLPLPEGFWPEAGVVTAAIAVLLGLSLNSSLRGHRRATLWIGCASLTLLIALFIGYHHLDNFDHGLIALVQEHRSPWLDEVMVRITQLGEFKKMFVASAVFTGLLLLARQWRQAVFVGATLGGAAVINTGTKLFFARGRPEILTDPLTSFSMPSGHASGSFAFFLALAVLAGLGQPTRLRMTWLLLGCIPAAFIALSRVYLGAHWPTDILAGTLLAMAVCAFSLTLSQYRSPMPALPQKTWWLLLPALVAVLSFIALTGTSHALLRYAY from the coding sequence ATGGGCCAATGGCTCGATAGCATCACCGGCTGGCTGACCCTCAACCCCGAATGGCTCGCGGTGGCGGTGTTTATCGTCGCGTGCGTAGAGTGCCTGGCCATCGCGGGACTGATCGTACCGGGCACGGTGATGCTGTTTGCGATTGCCGCACTGGCCGGCAGCGGCGCGCTGTCATTGAGCGAAACCCTGCTGCTGGGCTTTCTCGGCGGCTTGTTGGGCGATGGTATTTCCTACTTCCTCGGCCGCCACTTCCACCAGAACATCCGCCGCCTGCCCGGCCTGCGCCACCATCCAGAATGGATGAACGGCGCGGAGACTTACTTCCATAAGTACGGCATTGCCAGTCTATTGGTGGGACGATTCATCGGACCTTTGCGCCCCATGCTGCCAATGGTCGCGGGTATGTGCGACATGCCTTTCCCGCGTTTCGCCGCGGTGAGCCTGCTGGCGGGCGCGGGTTGGTCGGTGGCCTACCTGCTGCCAGGCTGGGCGACCGGCGCGGCGTTCCGCCTGCCGTTGCCGGAAGGCTTCTGGCCGGAGGCCGGGGTGGTCACGGCTGCTATCGCTGTGTTGCTGGGCTTGAGTTTGAACAGCAGCCTGCGCGGCCATCGTCGCGCTACCCTGTGGATCGGCTGCGCCAGCCTGACCTTGTTGATCGCCCTGTTTATCGGCTATCACCATCTGGATAACTTCGACCATGGCCTGATCGCCCTGGTGCAAGAACATCGCAGCCCGTGGCTGGACGAAGTGATGGTGCGCATCACCCAACTGGGCGAGTTCAAGAAGATGTTCGTCGCCAGCGCCGTGTTCACCGGCCTGCTGTTGCTGGCGCGGCAATGGCGCCAGGCTGTATTTGTCGGCGCTACGCTGGGCGGCGCCGCGGTGATCAACACCGGGACCAAGCTGTTTTTCGCCCGTGGCCGCCCGGAGATTCTTACAGACCCTCTGACCAGCTTCAGCATGCCCAGCGGGCATGCGTCCGGCTCTTTCGCGTTTTTTCTGGCGCTGGCCGTGCTGGCCGGCCTGGGGCAACCGACACGCCTGCGCATGACCTGGCTTCTATTGGGCTGTATCCCGGCGGCGTTCATTGCCTTGTCGCGGGTCTACCTGGGGGCGCACTGGCCGACTGACATCCTGGCCGGCACCCTGCTGGCGATGGCGGTTTGCGCGTTCAGCCTGACCCTCAGCCAATACCGCAGCCCGATGCCGGCCCTCCCGCAAAAAACCTGGTGGCTGCTGCTGCCGGCGCTCGTCGCTGTGCTGAGTTTTATCGCCCTCACCGGCACGTCCCACGCCCTGCTGCGTTACGCCTATTAA
- a CDS encoding LON peptidase substrate-binding domain-containing protein yields MSLALFPLNTVLFPGCTLDLQLFEARYLDMISRCMKKGESFGVVCILDGSEVGMAPDGYALIGCEALIRDFKQQDNGLLGIRVEGGRRFRVRDAGVQKDNLLVADVQWLEELPDQALEEEDADLLALLQALAEHPMVASLDMGTQAEGQQSLGNQLAYLLPFTEADKIDLLQLDDPQQRLDAIQMLLDELQGELFT; encoded by the coding sequence ATGAGTCTGGCGCTGTTTCCGCTCAATACCGTGCTGTTCCCTGGCTGCACCCTCGACCTGCAACTGTTCGAGGCGCGCTACCTGGACATGATCAGCCGCTGCATGAAAAAGGGCGAAAGCTTCGGCGTGGTGTGCATCCTCGACGGCAGCGAGGTGGGCATGGCCCCGGATGGCTACGCGTTGATCGGTTGTGAAGCGCTGATCCGTGACTTCAAGCAGCAGGACAACGGCCTCTTGGGGATTCGCGTCGAAGGCGGGCGCCGTTTTCGTGTGCGTGACGCCGGGGTGCAGAAGGACAATTTGCTCGTAGCCGACGTGCAATGGCTTGAAGAACTGCCGGACCAGGCGCTGGAAGAAGAAGATGCCGACCTGCTGGCGTTGCTCCAGGCCCTGGCCGAGCACCCGATGGTGGCCTCGCTGGACATGGGCACCCAGGCCGAGGGCCAGCAATCCTTGGGCAACCAACTGGCCTACTTGCTGCCCTTTACCGAGGCCGACAAGATCGACCTGCTGCAACTCGACGATCCGCAGCAGCGGCTGGATGCGATCCAGATGTTGCTCGACGAGTTGCAGGGTGAGCTTTTCACTTAA
- a CDS encoding LrgB family protein, translating to MIVDWHGAWTAVIHHPLFGIGITLGAYQLVLAGFEKTRWIFLQPVLVSMLLVIGVLLTCGLSYAEYRKSTEIMGILLGPATVALAVPLYLNLRRIRQLFWPIFTTLVIGGVLATGLCVLLGWWFGAEHMMLMTMAPKSVTSPIAMLVAEQIGGVAALAAVFVLITGVVGAMVGPALLSRLGVHSPEARGMALGMTAHAVGTSVALQESEECGAFAALAMSLMGVATAVFLPLAVSVIV from the coding sequence ATGATCGTCGACTGGCACGGCGCGTGGACCGCGGTGATTCATCACCCCTTGTTCGGCATCGGCATCACCCTGGGCGCCTATCAATTGGTGCTGGCCGGTTTCGAGAAAACCCGCTGGATCTTCCTGCAGCCGGTGCTGGTGTCCATGCTGCTGGTGATCGGCGTCTTGCTCACCTGTGGCCTGAGCTACGCGGAGTACCGCAAGAGCACGGAGATCATGGGTATCCTCCTCGGCCCCGCGACCGTCGCGCTGGCGGTGCCGCTTTATCTGAACCTGCGGCGCATTCGCCAATTGTTCTGGCCGATTTTTACTACGCTGGTGATAGGCGGGGTGTTGGCCACCGGCCTGTGTGTGTTGCTGGGCTGGTGGTTTGGCGCCGAACACATGATGCTGATGACCATGGCGCCCAAGTCGGTGACATCGCCAATTGCCATGCTGGTGGCCGAACAGATCGGCGGGGTGGCGGCGTTGGCGGCGGTGTTTGTGCTGATCACCGGGGTGGTGGGCGCAATGGTCGGCCCGGCGCTGTTGTCCCGCCTTGGCGTGCACAGCCCCGAAGCGCGTGGCATGGCGCTGGGCATGACGGCCCATGCCGTCGGCACCTCGGTGGCCTTGCAGGAAAGCGAAGAGTGCGGCGCCTTTGCGGCGCTGGCCATGAGTCTGATGGGCGTGGCCACGGCAGTGTTCCTGCCGCTGGCTGTGTCGGTGATCGTTTAA
- a CDS encoding CidA/LrgA family protein: MLLRGLTWLVLFQLIGTALNHLLLPILPGPIIGLLLMLGFLIWNGEVGEPLSLAASSLLRYLPLLLVPPAVGVMVYAKDIAADFWAIVGALVLSLVIAMGFVGVLMQHMVKRKEKDQ, translated from the coding sequence ATGCTGTTACGTGGGCTGACATGGCTGGTGCTGTTCCAATTGATCGGTACGGCGCTCAACCATTTGCTGCTGCCGATATTGCCGGGGCCGATTATCGGCTTGCTGTTGATGCTCGGTTTTCTGATCTGGAACGGCGAGGTCGGCGAGCCCCTGAGCCTGGCGGCCAGCAGCTTGTTGCGCTACCTGCCATTGCTGCTGGTGCCACCCGCCGTCGGGGTGATGGTGTACGCCAAGGACATTGCGGCGGACTTCTGGGCCATCGTCGGCGCGCTGGTGCTGTCGCTGGTGATTGCCATGGGCTTTGTCGGCGTGTTGATGCAGCACATGGTCAAGCGCAAGGAGAAGGACCAATGA
- a CDS encoding MaoC family dehydratase — translation MPYVPVAQLKDYVGKELGRSEWLTIDQARINLFAEATGDHQFIHVDPVKAAQTPFGSTIAHGFLSLSLMPKLMEDILIMPEGLKMAVNYGLDSVRFIQPVKVNSKVRLNVTLTDVTEKKPGQWLFKATATLEIEGQEKPAYIAESLSLCFV, via the coding sequence ATGCCCTATGTACCTGTAGCGCAGCTCAAAGATTATGTCGGCAAGGAACTGGGACGTTCCGAATGGCTCACCATCGACCAGGCGCGGATCAACCTGTTCGCCGAGGCCACTGGCGATCATCAGTTCATCCACGTTGACCCGGTCAAGGCCGCGCAAACCCCGTTTGGCAGCACGATTGCCCACGGTTTCCTGTCGTTGTCGCTGATGCCCAAGCTGATGGAAGACATCCTGATCATGCCTGAGGGCCTGAAGATGGCGGTCAACTACGGCCTGGACAGCGTGCGGTTTATCCAGCCGGTGAAGGTCAACTCCAAGGTGCGCCTGAACGTGACACTGACCGACGTCACCGAGAAGAAACCCGGGCAATGGCTGTTCAAGGCCACCGCCACCCTGGAAATCGAAGGCCAGGAAAAACCCGCCTACATCGCCGAGTCGCTGTCACTCTGCTTCGTGTAA